A section of the Planctomycetota bacterium genome encodes:
- a CDS encoding MFS transporter: MWLRDIYPLRGLARPRQVWSWISFDVANQSFTLIINTLLFSIFFAKVVVNDDAIDDRLWALTYGASMLLTAALSPVLGAIADARAWRKEMLIGTGVLCGVLTCGLAFVQPGQLWLAVLLYIPANLCFALGENLLASFLPFLGPRDRVGGISGFSWGCAYGAALLLLVITAASMIGLGLKDPAQWRPFFVFAGVWFLALLVPTAIWLREPDVREPAGKASLVGAAYERLRSSVRNVASFRDLTMLLVASMFYGTGMSVVIFFASKLASEYGFEQADLVIFVAVITVSGIVGTFVPTFLQDRLGHRRSTVLLLIVWIVSVGLFALYAFRREAAADPAAYPAWPMWAVGNALGFGLGSLGTANRAFVGFLAPESKSAEVFGVWGLVFKLAAVLTFPFAWAKDTLGTPAALLVLAGFLGVGLVLTLLVDERRGAAAAAKADAQAMPRDAPTPVANPTLRS; this comes from the coding sequence ATGTGGTTGCGCGACATCTACCCGCTGCGAGGACTCGCCCGCCCACGCCAGGTGTGGTCGTGGATCAGTTTCGACGTCGCGAACCAGTCGTTCACGCTCATCATCAACACGCTCCTGTTCTCGATCTTCTTCGCGAAGGTCGTGGTGAACGACGACGCCATCGACGACCGGCTCTGGGCCCTGACATACGGCGCCAGCATGCTGCTGACCGCGGCGCTCTCGCCGGTGCTGGGCGCCATCGCCGACGCACGCGCGTGGCGCAAGGAGATGCTCATCGGCACCGGCGTGCTGTGCGGCGTGCTCACGTGCGGGCTCGCGTTCGTGCAGCCCGGGCAGTTGTGGCTGGCGGTGCTGCTCTACATCCCGGCGAACCTCTGCTTCGCGCTGGGCGAGAACCTGCTCGCGAGTTTCCTGCCCTTCCTCGGCCCGCGCGACCGCGTGGGCGGGATCTCGGGCTTCTCGTGGGGCTGCGCGTACGGTGCGGCCCTCCTGCTGCTGGTGATCACCGCGGCGAGCATGATCGGCCTGGGACTTAAAGACCCGGCCCAGTGGCGGCCCTTCTTCGTCTTCGCCGGCGTCTGGTTCCTCGCCCTGCTGGTGCCCACGGCCATCTGGCTCCGCGAACCCGACGTCCGCGAGCCCGCGGGCAAGGCCTCCCTCGTCGGGGCGGCGTACGAACGCCTCCGCTCGTCGGTCCGCAACGTCGCCTCGTTCCGCGACCTCACGATGCTGCTGGTCGCGTCGATGTTCTACGGCACGGGGATGAGCGTCGTGATCTTCTTTGCGAGCAAGCTCGCGAGCGAGTACGGGTTCGAGCAGGCGGACCTGGTGATCTTCGTCGCGGTCATCACCGTCTCGGGGATCGTCGGGACGTTCGTCCCCACCTTCCTGCAGGACCGGCTGGGGCACCGGCGGTCGACCGTGCTGCTACTGATCGTCTGGATCGTGTCGGTCGGGTTGTTCGCGCTGTACGCGTTCCGGCGTGAGGCGGCGGCGGACCCGGCGGCGTACCCCGCCTGGCCGATGTGGGCCGTGGGCAACGCGCTGGGGTTCGGGCTGGGGTCGCTGGGAACGGCGAACCGCGCGTTCGTGGGCTTCCTGGCGCCGGAATCCAAGTCCGCCGAGGTGTTCGGGGTGTGGGGGCTGGTCTTCAAACTGGCGGCGGTGCTGACCTTCCCGTTCGCGTGGGCCAAGGACACACTGGGCACGCCGGCGGCGCTGCTGGTGCTGGCGGGCTTCCTGGGGGTCGGACTGGTGCTGACGTTGCTGGTGGACGAACGGCGCGGGGCGGCGGCGGCGGCCAAGGCCGACGCGCAGGCCATGCCGCGCGACGCGCCGACGCCGGTCGCGAACCCTACGCTCCGCTCGTGA
- a CDS encoding prolyl oligopeptidase family serine peptidase, with protein MRAGIAAVALDLPGHGERFDPSMQMNERSMDVVNAMVPEIDRVVDAMAAPEWGDYLDFARMGIGGMSAGGMAALRRLCDGHDFVCAAVEGTTGWLEGLYFPSGQSWQPPRGVSMAREGVLAADAMSRLDTFRPIPALFLHAETDRIVPIGCLTTFLEALRLRYERAGTDPDLIRLKTWSQTGAPEEHAGFGKFGHEAKNVQVEFLARYLGAAGPVREDGPTVD; from the coding sequence GTGCGCGCGGGGATCGCCGCGGTCGCGCTCGACCTGCCCGGGCACGGCGAGCGATTCGATCCGTCGATGCAGATGAACGAGCGGTCGATGGACGTCGTGAACGCGATGGTGCCGGAGATCGACCGCGTCGTTGACGCCATGGCCGCCCCGGAATGGGGCGACTATCTCGACTTTGCCCGGATGGGCATCGGCGGGATGTCGGCGGGCGGCATGGCGGCGCTGCGTCGGCTGTGCGACGGCCACGATTTCGTGTGCGCCGCGGTGGAGGGAACCACCGGCTGGCTGGAGGGCCTGTACTTCCCGAGCGGCCAGAGCTGGCAACCGCCGCGGGGGGTCTCGATGGCCCGCGAGGGTGTGCTGGCGGCGGACGCGATGTCGCGTCTGGATACGTTCCGTCCGATCCCGGCGTTGTTCCTGCACGCGGAGACCGACCGGATCGTACCGATCGGATGCCTGACGACGTTCCTGGAGGCGCTGCGCCTCCGGTATGAACGCGCGGGAACGGATCCGGATCTCATCCGTCTGAAGACGTGGTCGCAGACGGGCGCGCCGGAAGAGCACGCCGGCTTCGGGAAGTTTGGTCACGAAGCAAAGAACGTGCAGGTCGAGTTCCTGGCGCGGTATCTTGGGGCCGCGGGTCCCGTTCGGGAGGACGGCCCTACCGTGGATTGA
- the argH gene encoding argininosuccinate lyase encodes MALWGGRFESGPDELFRRLNDSLAFDARLAPQDIEGSRAWSLALERAGVLTPAEGASLRAALADLAAEVAANPAAPLGGDDEDVHSWVERRLVERLGALGKKLHTGRSRNDQVATDLRLWTRGALDARVAEVRACRASLVTLAEREADTVMSGYTHLQRAQPVLFAHWCLAYAEMLERDEARFLGARGRANVCPLGSGALAGTAYPIDRDALARDLGFDGASRNSLDAVSDRDFALETLAAASICATHLSRLGEDLVLFGSQEFGLVEFHDSVSSGSSLMPQKKNPDAAELLRGKCGRIVGSLVALLTTLKGLPLAYNKDLQEDKEPLFDAMDHLSLCLRVVPKILDTLVVRREACARAAAGGYANATDLADYLVGKGVPFREAHEQAGRAVRAALAKGVALDALSLDDLRAIAPRSDADVFERISLSRGLAAREVHGATGPRAVKQAIAAAKARLGS; translated from the coding sequence ATGGCGCTGTGGGGCGGACGGTTTGAATCGGGCCCGGACGAGCTTTTCCGGCGGCTGAACGACTCGCTCGCCTTCGACGCGCGCCTCGCGCCGCAGGACATCGAGGGCTCGCGCGCGTGGTCGCTCGCGCTCGAGCGCGCGGGCGTTCTGACGCCCGCGGAGGGCGCCTCCCTGCGGGCCGCGCTCGCCGACCTGGCGGCGGAGGTCGCCGCCAACCCCGCGGCGCCCCTCGGGGGCGACGACGAGGACGTGCACTCCTGGGTCGAGCGACGCCTCGTCGAGCGGCTGGGCGCGCTCGGCAAGAAGCTCCACACGGGGCGAAGCCGCAACGACCAGGTCGCGACGGACCTGCGCCTGTGGACGCGCGGGGCGCTCGACGCGCGGGTGGCGGAGGTGCGGGCGTGCCGCGCGTCGCTGGTAACGCTGGCCGAGCGCGAGGCCGACACGGTGATGAGCGGGTACACGCACCTCCAGCGGGCCCAGCCGGTGCTGTTCGCCCACTGGTGCCTGGCGTACGCGGAGATGCTGGAGCGCGACGAGGCCCGGTTCCTGGGTGCGCGCGGGCGGGCGAACGTCTGCCCGCTGGGGTCGGGCGCGCTCGCCGGCACGGCGTACCCCATCGACCGCGACGCGCTGGCGCGAGACCTGGGCTTCGACGGGGCGTCCCGCAACAGCCTCGACGCCGTGAGCGACCGCGACTTCGCGCTCGAGACGCTCGCGGCGGCGTCCATCTGCGCCACGCACCTCTCGCGCCTGGGCGAAGATCTGGTCCTCTTCGGCTCGCAGGAGTTCGGCCTCGTGGAGTTCCACGACAGCGTGTCGAGCGGCAGCTCGCTGATGCCGCAGAAGAAGAACCCCGACGCCGCGGAACTGCTGCGGGGCAAGTGCGGGCGGATCGTGGGGAGCCTGGTCGCGCTGCTCACGACGCTCAAGGGCCTCCCCCTCGCGTACAACAAGGACCTGCAGGAAGACAAGGAGCCGCTCTTTGACGCGATGGACCACCTGTCGCTGTGCCTGCGGGTAGTGCCCAAGATTCTCGACACGCTGGTCGTGCGACGCGAGGCGTGCGCCCGGGCCGCGGCGGGCGGGTACGCGAACGCGACCGACCTCGCGGACTACCTCGTGGGCAAGGGCGTGCCCTTCCGCGAAGCGCACGAGCAGGCCGGGCGCGCGGTGCGGGCGGCCCTGGCGAAGGGCGTGGCGCTCGACGCGCTGTCGCTCGACGATCTGCGGGCCATCGCACCCCGATCGGACGCGGACGTGTTCGAGCGGATCAGCCTCTCGCGCGGGCTGGCGGCCCGAGAGGTGCACGGCGCGACGGGGCCGCGGGCGGTGAAGCAGGCGATCGCGGCGGCCAAGGCGCGTCTTGGGTCGTGA
- a CDS encoding cytochrome c biogenesis protein CcdA: MRSWFVRLVYALLLLAAPALAGAQTDSKVAISVVPERTTVRPGDQIAIAVRFEFEPGWHSHTNDPQIPPAWGSFPAVPTTIEPDGAQHLTVHPVQWPDGHEILLDLAGTGPEPYAVFEGVAVAYVPVTVSPTAAGKASVTLRVGYQVCDDRTCQFPDTQTFAVVLTVVEPGTVTANDPANAELFRGFDLNAFAATAPAKASSSAFQTNVFGLDIRFDAGGAGLFALLGIALLGGFVLNLTPCVLPVIPLKIMGLSQSAGHPRRMLFLGVVMSIGVITFWLAIAAAMVFISGFKAVNQLFQLPVFTLGVGVFIALMAVGMLGLFTVQLPGVVYLVDPKTESVPGSFLFGVMTAVLSTPCTAPFMAGAVAWSTKQPVFVTLATFGAIGLGMAAPYLVLAAFPRLLARVPKSGPGSELVKKTIGLLMVAVAVFFLGSGLDPMLRQPIDPPIRLHWWLIAAIVVGTVIWLIAKTFRLTKSAPLRAGVAVGGVLFAGATLAIVRAVTDRGPIDWVAYTPERFEQQTAEGRVVVVDFTAEWCLNCKALESAVLHRPEIVGLLNGPGVTPMKVDLTGTNVPGQNKLKELNWVGIPLLAVYGPGLQQPITYDSYTPEMVREAIEKARGPRVGATEPGRGG; encoded by the coding sequence ATGCGATCCTGGTTTGTGCGACTCGTGTACGCCCTGCTCCTCCTGGCGGCCCCCGCCCTCGCGGGCGCGCAGACCGACTCCAAGGTCGCCATTTCCGTCGTTCCCGAACGCACCACCGTGCGCCCGGGCGACCAGATCGCCATCGCCGTGCGCTTCGAGTTCGAGCCCGGCTGGCACTCGCACACCAACGATCCGCAGATCCCGCCCGCCTGGGGTTCCTTCCCCGCGGTGCCCACCACGATCGAGCCCGACGGCGCGCAGCACCTGACCGTGCATCCCGTGCAATGGCCGGACGGGCACGAGATCCTGCTCGACCTCGCCGGCACCGGGCCCGAGCCCTACGCCGTCTTCGAGGGGGTCGCGGTCGCGTACGTGCCCGTGACGGTCTCGCCGACGGCGGCGGGCAAGGCCAGCGTCACCCTGCGCGTGGGCTACCAGGTGTGCGACGACCGCACGTGCCAGTTCCCTGATACGCAGACCTTCGCCGTGGTGCTCACCGTCGTCGAGCCGGGCACGGTCACCGCGAACGACCCGGCGAACGCGGAGCTTTTCCGCGGGTTTGATCTCAACGCCTTCGCCGCCACGGCGCCGGCCAAGGCGTCGTCGTCCGCGTTCCAGACAAACGTCTTCGGGCTCGACATCCGGTTCGACGCGGGCGGGGCGGGCCTGTTCGCCCTGCTCGGCATCGCGCTGCTGGGCGGGTTCGTCCTGAACCTGACGCCCTGCGTGCTGCCGGTGATTCCGCTGAAGATCATGGGGCTGAGCCAGTCCGCCGGGCACCCGCGCCGGATGCTCTTCCTGGGCGTGGTGATGTCGATCGGCGTGATCACGTTCTGGCTGGCGATCGCCGCGGCGATGGTCTTCATCTCGGGCTTCAAGGCGGTCAACCAGCTCTTCCAGTTGCCGGTCTTCACGCTCGGCGTGGGGGTGTTCATCGCGCTGATGGCCGTGGGCATGCTGGGGCTGTTCACGGTGCAGCTCCCCGGCGTGGTGTACCTGGTGGACCCGAAGACCGAGTCGGTGCCGGGCTCGTTCCTGTTCGGGGTGATGACCGCGGTGCTCTCGACGCCCTGTACAGCCCCGTTCATGGCCGGCGCCGTCGCGTGGTCGACCAAGCAGCCGGTGTTCGTCACGCTCGCCACCTTCGGCGCGATCGGGCTGGGCATGGCCGCCCCGTACCTCGTGCTCGCGGCGTTCCCGCGCCTGCTGGCCCGCGTGCCCAAGAGCGGCCCGGGGAGCGAACTCGTCAAGAAGACCATCGGGCTGCTGATGGTCGCCGTCGCCGTGTTCTTCCTGGGCAGCGGGCTGGATCCCATGCTCCGCCAGCCGATCGACCCGCCGATCCGCCTGCACTGGTGGCTGATCGCCGCGATCGTCGTTGGCACCGTGATCTGGCTCATCGCGAAGACCTTCCGTCTCACGAAGTCCGCGCCGCTGCGCGCGGGCGTGGCGGTGGGGGGGGTGCTCTTCGCGGGCGCAACGCTGGCCATCGTCCGGGCCGTTACCGACCGGGGCCCGATCGACTGGGTCGCGTACACGCCCGAACGCTTCGAGCAGCAGACCGCCGAAGGGCGCGTCGTGGTCGTCGATTTCACCGCCGAGTGGTGCCTCAACTGCAAGGCGCTGGAGAGCGCCGTGCTGCATCGCCCGGAGATCGTCGGGCTGCTGAACGGGCCCGGCGTCACGCCCATGAAGGTCGACCTCACCGGCACCAACGTGCCCGGCCAGAACAAGCTCAAGGAGCTCAACTGGGTCGGGATCCCGCTGCTGGCGGTCTACGGCCCTGGCCTGCAGCAGCCCATCACCTACGACTCCTACACCCCCGAGATGGTCCGCGAAGCCATCGAGAAGGCCCGCGGGCCCCGGGTGGGCGCCACGGAGCCCGGCAGGGGCGGATAA
- a CDS encoding TlpA disulfide reductase family protein, with protein MKRAALVASVLGVIGVPLGSVVGMSVESRAMAQPAATAPTDAEIDAALAKYKADRQSPESARAAFSGINLTNASREQIEKLQKERVLAQLTDQWGQAKARLTQLASDNSVDGVRAAELLVGISSRPRSMSPEDIKAYQEQLPVLVAQGMRHPKFLDAVKAGYGQGILSAIQMLSPAQLKEPGTLEAARAVLAADDLPVRAALAMGGLFQAVSDEEFGADRALVETIRTETIAMYGRVDTKVAGELAQADAKLAASPEDAEAKAKKAELERMRSFVVRTKNYLNGAFARGELVGHQAPDITFTWTTLGSEVTKLSDLKGKVVVLDFWATWCGPCVASFPNIRQLQARYDGYPVVILGVTSLQGFHIDYKAQDPKNRRISTEGDPSREMELMKQFIKDQEMTWAVAFGTSDVFNPEYGVQGIPHVAIVDPAGKVRFRGLHPGEDPAKEAEKIDALLQEFNLKHPDAPMQAASADKPSKN; from the coding sequence ATGAAACGTGCCGCGTTGGTGGCGAGCGTGCTGGGCGTGATCGGCGTGCCCCTGGGGAGCGTCGTGGGGATGTCGGTCGAGTCGCGCGCGATGGCGCAGCCGGCGGCGACGGCGCCGACGGACGCGGAGATCGACGCGGCGCTGGCGAAGTACAAGGCGGACCGCCAGTCCCCCGAGTCGGCGCGTGCGGCGTTCTCGGGAATCAACCTCACGAACGCGTCGCGTGAGCAGATCGAGAAACTCCAGAAGGAGCGCGTGCTTGCGCAGCTCACGGATCAGTGGGGCCAGGCCAAGGCCCGGCTGACGCAGCTCGCCTCGGACAACTCGGTGGACGGCGTGCGTGCGGCCGAACTGCTCGTCGGGATCTCCAGCCGCCCCCGCTCGATGTCGCCCGAGGACATCAAGGCGTACCAGGAGCAGCTCCCGGTGCTGGTGGCCCAGGGCATGCGCCACCCCAAGTTCCTCGACGCGGTGAAGGCCGGGTACGGGCAGGGAATTCTCAGCGCGATCCAGATGCTCAGCCCCGCGCAGCTGAAGGAGCCTGGCACGCTGGAGGCGGCCCGCGCGGTGCTGGCGGCGGATGACCTGCCGGTCCGGGCGGCGCTCGCGATGGGCGGGCTCTTCCAGGCCGTGTCGGACGAGGAGTTCGGCGCCGACCGCGCGCTGGTCGAGACCATCCGCACCGAAACGATCGCGATGTACGGGCGCGTCGACACCAAGGTCGCGGGCGAACTGGCGCAGGCGGACGCGAAGCTGGCGGCCTCGCCCGAGGACGCGGAGGCGAAGGCCAAGAAGGCCGAACTCGAGCGCATGCGGTCCTTCGTGGTGCGGACCAAGAACTACCTGAACGGCGCGTTCGCGCGGGGCGAACTCGTCGGGCATCAGGCCCCGGACATCACCTTCACCTGGACGACGCTGGGCTCGGAGGTCACGAAGCTGTCCGACCTCAAGGGCAAGGTGGTGGTGCTTGATTTCTGGGCCACGTGGTGCGGCCCGTGCGTGGCGAGCTTCCCGAACATCCGGCAGTTGCAGGCCCGCTACGACGGGTACCCGGTGGTCATCCTCGGCGTGACGAGCCTGCAGGGCTTCCACATCGACTACAAGGCCCAGGACCCCAAGAACCGGCGCATCAGCACCGAGGGCGATCCGTCGCGCGAAATGGAACTGATGAAGCAGTTCATCAAGGACCAGGAGATGACGTGGGCCGTCGCCTTCGGCACGTCCGACGTCTTCAACCCCGAGTACGGCGTGCAGGGCATCCCGCACGTCGCGATCGTCGACCCCGCGGGCAAGGTCCGCTTCCGCGGGCTGCACCCGGGCGAGGACCCGGCGAAGGAAGCCGAGAAGATCGACGCGCTGCTGCAGGAGTTCAACCTGAAGCACCCCGACGCGCCGATGCAGGCCGCCTCGGCGGACAAGCCGTCGAAGAACTGA
- a CDS encoding UDPGP type 1 family protein: protein MPDLARLRDRLASVGQDHVLRFVDELDAARRGALLAQIQSLDLAALPDLVERFVKHPPAPALPKDLRPAPYYPADAADAARPWDASAARARGEALIKSGKVAAFVVAGGQGSRLGYDGPKGCFPAGAVTRKSLFQIFAENLLWARDRYGVRVPWYIMTSPLNHEATTSFFEANKHFGLDAADVRFFPQGVMPSLSISDGRMLLADKHEIATNPDGHGGCIRALHVSGAIADLIARGVEHLSYFQVDNPHVKVLDPLFLGLHAGAPDSSAEMSSKMVRKTDPAEKVGVFCLADGRTEVIEYSDMPAALANQRHANGSIAFDAGSIAIHIIGVSFLEKLATNPSFSLPFHRAEKKVPCVDLATGEKVSPSTNNAVKLERFVFDALALAQKSIVVETDRVEEFAPIKNASGVDSVESSARLQTARAARWLEACGVSVPRRADASPDCVLEISPRTANGPEDLRHAKLPKVIEPGQVLAL from the coding sequence ATGCCCGACCTTGCCCGCCTGCGTGATCGACTCGCTTCTGTCGGCCAGGACCACGTGCTCCGGTTCGTGGACGAACTCGACGCCGCACGGCGTGGGGCGCTGCTCGCGCAGATCCAGTCGCTGGACCTCGCCGCGCTGCCGGACCTCGTCGAGCGGTTCGTGAAGCACCCGCCGGCGCCCGCGCTGCCGAAGGACCTCCGCCCCGCGCCGTACTACCCGGCGGACGCGGCCGACGCCGCGCGACCCTGGGACGCGAGCGCGGCCCGCGCGCGGGGCGAGGCGCTCATCAAGTCCGGCAAGGTCGCGGCGTTCGTCGTCGCCGGCGGGCAGGGCTCGCGCCTGGGATACGACGGGCCCAAGGGCTGCTTCCCGGCCGGGGCGGTGACTCGTAAGTCCCTGTTCCAGATCTTCGCCGAGAACCTGCTGTGGGCGCGCGACCGCTACGGCGTGCGCGTGCCGTGGTACATCATGACGAGCCCGCTGAACCACGAGGCGACGACGTCGTTCTTCGAGGCGAACAAGCACTTCGGGCTCGACGCGGCGGACGTGCGGTTCTTTCCGCAGGGCGTGATGCCGTCGCTGTCGATCTCCGACGGGCGGATGCTGCTGGCCGACAAGCACGAGATCGCGACCAACCCCGACGGGCATGGCGGGTGCATCCGGGCGCTGCACGTGTCGGGGGCGATCGCGGACCTGATCGCGCGGGGCGTCGAGCACCTGTCGTACTTCCAGGTCGACAACCCGCACGTCAAAGTCCTCGACCCGCTGTTTCTGGGCCTGCACGCGGGCGCGCCGGATTCGTCCGCCGAGATGAGCAGCAAGATGGTGCGCAAGACCGACCCCGCCGAGAAAGTCGGCGTCTTCTGCCTCGCCGACGGGCGCACCGAGGTGATCGAGTACTCCGACATGCCCGCGGCCCTCGCGAACCAGCGCCACGCGAACGGATCGATCGCGTTCGACGCCGGTTCGATCGCGATCCACATCATCGGCGTGTCGTTCCTCGAGAAACTCGCGACGAACCCGTCGTTCAGCCTGCCCTTCCACCGGGCCGAGAAGAAGGTGCCCTGCGTGGACCTGGCGACGGGCGAGAAGGTGTCGCCGAGCACGAACAACGCCGTGAAGCTGGAGCGCTTCGTGTTCGACGCGCTCGCGCTGGCGCAGAAGAGCATCGTCGTCGAGACCGACCGCGTCGAGGAGTTCGCGCCCATCAAGAACGCGAGCGGCGTGGACAGCGTCGAGAGCAGCGCACGCCTGCAGACCGCGCGGGCCGCCCGGTGGCTCGAGGCCTGCGGCGTGTCGGTCCCCCGTCGCGCCGACGCCAGCCCGGACTGCGTGCTGGAGATCTCGCCGCGCACGGCCAACGGCCCGGAAGACCTGCGTCACGCGAAACTTCCCAAGGTCATCGAACCCGGGCAGGTGCTCGCGCTGTAG
- the trpB gene encoding tryptophan synthase subunit beta has protein sequence MDVSAPPVRLSDAPTPQGRFGAFGGRYVPETLCDALDTLTATYERVSRDEAFWEELHGLLRTFVGRSTPLYAADRLTEHARRGLSREQGARIWLKREDLAHTGAHKINNTMGQALLAVRMGKRRVIAETGAGQHGVATATAAARFGLACDVYMGAEDVRRQRLNVVRMKMLGARVVEVDSGSRTLKDATNEAMRDWMASSDDTHYVLGSVVGPHPFPMIVRDFQSIIGRETKAQSIRMFQKLPDAVIACVGGGSNAAGAFFAFIEDAGVKLVGVEAGGISAKGGEHAAPLALGTPGVLHGSLSYVLQDESGQTAPVHSCSAGLDYPGVGPEHAYWKDTGRVTYTTATDEEALEAFTLLARTEGIIPALETAHALAQAVKTARELKADQHVVVCLSGRGDKDVDEAARLLEARGNSRPG, from the coding sequence ATCGATGTATCAGCGCCGCCGGTGCGCTTGTCGGACGCGCCCACGCCGCAGGGCAGATTCGGCGCGTTCGGCGGGCGGTACGTTCCCGAGACGCTGTGCGACGCGCTCGACACGTTGACGGCGACGTACGAGCGCGTCTCGCGCGACGAGGCGTTCTGGGAAGAACTGCACGGGCTGCTGCGGACGTTCGTGGGGCGCAGCACGCCTCTGTACGCCGCCGACCGGCTGACGGAGCACGCGCGCCGTGGGCTCTCTCGCGAGCAGGGCGCGCGGATCTGGCTGAAGCGCGAGGACCTGGCGCACACGGGCGCGCACAAGATCAACAACACGATGGGGCAGGCGCTGCTCGCGGTGCGCATGGGCAAGCGCCGCGTCATCGCCGAGACCGGCGCGGGGCAGCACGGGGTGGCGACGGCGACCGCCGCGGCACGGTTCGGGCTGGCGTGCGATGTGTACATGGGGGCCGAGGACGTCCGCCGCCAGCGGCTGAACGTCGTGCGCATGAAGATGCTGGGGGCCCGGGTGGTCGAGGTCGATTCGGGTTCGCGGACGCTGAAGGACGCGACGAACGAAGCGATGCGCGACTGGATGGCGTCGAGCGACGACACGCACTACGTGCTGGGCTCGGTGGTGGGCCCGCACCCGTTCCCGATGATCGTCCGCGATTTTCAGTCGATCATCGGGCGCGAGACAAAGGCGCAGTCGATCCGGATGTTCCAGAAGCTGCCCGACGCGGTGATCGCGTGCGTCGGGGGCGGGTCGAACGCCGCGGGCGCGTTCTTTGCGTTCATCGAGGACGCCGGGGTGAAGCTGGTGGGCGTGGAGGCGGGCGGGATCTCGGCCAAGGGCGGAGAGCACGCGGCGCCGCTGGCGCTGGGCACCCCCGGCGTGCTGCACGGGTCGCTGAGTTACGTGCTGCAGGACGAATCGGGGCAGACGGCCCCGGTGCATTCGTGCTCAGCGGGGCTCGACTACCCCGGCGTGGGGCCCGAGCACGCGTACTGGAAGGACACCGGACGGGTCACGTACACCACCGCGACCGACGAGGAGGCCCTGGAGGCCTTCACGCTGCTGGCGCGGACCGAGGGCATCATCCCGGCGCTGGAGACGGCGCACGCGCTGGCCCAGGCGGTGAAGACGGCGCGCGAGCTCAAGGCCGATCAGCACGTGGTGGTGTGCCTGTCCGGGCGGGGCGACAAGGACGTGGACGAGGCGGCCCGGTTGCTCGAGGCGCGCGGGAACAGCCGTCCCGGGTGA
- the hppD gene encoding 4-hydroxyphenylpyruvate dioxygenase, whose product MTTITPQPPSGALTTTDPLQLIDVDHVQFYVGNAKQAAFFYAHCFGFHIEQVSDLTTGSRDAAHYLLTQGNIRFILTSGLTPQHPSAMEVAMYGDGVKDIAFTVFDAERAWERAVRNGAESAYEPKTYRDEHGAVTMAGIRTFGRVVHTFVSRTGAYELTKVKQGALFMPRFRKIDETAGPTSTSVLAINQHNRSHPCGLKYVDHLVGNVELGKMNHWVKFYENVLEFSMFKHFDDKDISTEYSALMSKVMASGNNLIKIPINEPAPGKKKSQVQEYLDWHMNTPGVQHLALRTDDELHSIAALRSRGVDFLTLPDAYYDQVWDRVNGTLRSHGKDVVKEDHKKIHDLGILVDADDEGYLLQLFTKPLQDRPTLFFEIICRRGSQSFGKGNFKALFEALELEQGRRGNL is encoded by the coding sequence ATGACGACGATCACGCCGCAGCCCCCCTCGGGCGCCCTGACCACGACCGACCCGCTCCAGCTCATCGATGTCGACCACGTGCAGTTCTACGTGGGCAACGCGAAGCAGGCGGCGTTCTTCTACGCGCACTGCTTCGGGTTCCACATCGAGCAGGTGTCGGACCTCACGACCGGCTCGCGTGACGCGGCCCACTACCTCCTGACGCAGGGGAACATTCGCTTCATCCTCACCAGCGGGCTGACGCCCCAGCACCCCTCCGCGATGGAAGTCGCGATGTACGGCGACGGGGTCAAGGACATCGCGTTCACGGTGTTCGACGCCGAGCGTGCCTGGGAGCGGGCCGTCCGCAACGGCGCGGAGAGCGCGTACGAGCCCAAGACGTACCGCGACGAGCACGGCGCCGTGACGATGGCGGGCATCCGCACGTTCGGGCGCGTGGTGCACACGTTCGTCAGCCGCACCGGCGCGTACGAACTGACCAAGGTCAAGCAGGGCGCGCTGTTCATGCCGCGATTCCGCAAGATCGACGAGACGGCCGGCCCGACCAGCACGAGCGTGCTGGCGATCAACCAGCACAACCGCTCGCACCCGTGCGGGCTGAAGTACGTCGACCACCTCGTGGGCAACGTCGAGCTGGGGAAGATGAACCACTGGGTGAAGTTCTACGAGAACGTGCTGGAGTTCAGCATGTTCAAGCACTTCGACGACAAGGACATCTCGACCGAGTACTCGGCGCTGATGTCCAAGGTGATGGCCAGCGGGAACAACCTGATCAAGATCCCCATCAACGAGCCGGCCCCGGGCAAGAAGAAGAGCCAGGTGCAGGAATACCTGGACTGGCACATGAACACGCCGGGCGTGCAGCACCTCGCCCTGCGCACCGACGACGAGCTGCACTCGATCGCGGCGCTGCGCTCGCGGGGCGTGGACTTCCTGACGCTGCCCGACGCGTACTACGACCAGGTCTGGGACCGCGTGAACGGCACGCTCAGGTCGCACGGCAAGGACGTGGTGAAGGAAGACCACAAGAAGATCCACGATCTGGGGATCCTCGTGGACGCCGACGACGAGGGCTATCTGCTGCAGCTCTTCACCAAGCCCCTGCAGGACCGCCCGACGCTGTTCTTCGAGATCATCTGCCGCCGCGGGAGCCAGAGCTTCGGCAAGGGCAACTTCAAGGCGCTGTTCGAGGCGCTGGAGCTGGAGCAGGGGCGGCGGGGGAACTTGTGA